Proteins from a genomic interval of Geodermatophilus obscurus DSM 43160:
- a CDS encoding substrate-binding domain-containing protein, which produces MSAARQRPFRRVTSTALAVLGAGVLVAGCTSNTPEASGGGGGGGGGGEAASPNDEAGETVRIGFSAPAADHGWMAGISQAAQAEAERYGDVELSVAEGTNDVSTQISQVETFINEGVDAIVLLPFDGAALTPVALRAMEAGITVVNVDREFNSPFAARATVLGDNYGMGVSAGQYICTQLGDQPDAVVAEIAGIDSLPLTQDRSQGFADALSECGLNVDNRVAADFTVEGGERTAANLLQAAPQIDAIWNHDDDQGVGVLAAITNAGRDEFFMVGGAGSANAMREIQGGQSVLDATVIYPHTQAADGIALARLIAQGKSLSDLSSQGVPQRIVLDAPVVTADNVDQYIDAAFES; this is translated from the coding sequence ATGTCTGCAGCGAGGCAGCGCCCGTTCCGTCGTGTCACGTCGACCGCGCTCGCCGTTCTCGGCGCCGGCGTCCTGGTCGCCGGCTGCACGAGCAACACCCCCGAGGCCTCCGGCGGCGGGGGCGGGGGCGGGGGCGGAGGCGAGGCCGCCAGCCCCAACGACGAGGCCGGCGAGACGGTGCGCATCGGGTTCTCCGCCCCGGCCGCCGACCACGGCTGGATGGCCGGCATCAGCCAGGCCGCGCAGGCCGAGGCCGAGCGCTACGGGGACGTCGAGCTGAGCGTCGCCGAGGGCACCAACGACGTCAGCACCCAGATCAGCCAGGTCGAGACCTTCATCAACGAGGGCGTCGACGCGATCGTGCTGCTCCCCTTCGACGGCGCCGCGCTCACCCCGGTCGCACTGCGGGCCATGGAGGCCGGCATCACCGTCGTCAACGTCGACCGCGAGTTCAACAGCCCCTTCGCCGCCCGGGCCACCGTCCTCGGCGACAACTACGGCATGGGCGTCTCGGCCGGCCAGTACATCTGCACGCAGCTGGGCGACCAGCCCGACGCGGTCGTCGCGGAGATCGCCGGCATCGACTCGCTGCCCCTGACGCAGGACCGCAGCCAGGGCTTCGCCGACGCGCTGTCCGAGTGCGGCCTCAACGTGGACAACCGCGTGGCGGCGGACTTCACCGTCGAGGGCGGGGAGCGGACCGCGGCCAACCTGCTGCAGGCCGCGCCGCAGATCGACGCCATCTGGAACCACGACGACGACCAGGGCGTCGGTGTCCTGGCCGCCATCACCAACGCCGGCCGGGACGAGTTCTTCATGGTCGGTGGTGCCGGGTCGGCCAACGCGATGCGCGAGATCCAGGGCGGCCAGTCGGTGCTCGACGCGACGGTCATCTACCCGCACACCCAGGCCGCGGACGGGATCGCGCTCGCCCGGCTGATCGCGCAGGGCAAGAGCCTGTCCGACCTCTCCTCCCAGGGGGTGCCGCAGCGGATCGTGCTCGACGCCCCGGTCGTCACCGCCGACAACGTCGACCAGTACATCGACGC
- a CDS encoding ABC transporter permease: protein MSSTTVATGTDAPRQPSGTAGRRSGAGFLAGPVGRNLGLVVALAVLCIVGTATAPDRFLAVDNVLTILRLAAVIGVVSIGMTFVIIGGGIDLSVGAIVALSSVWATTLATQAMAADFHWIVMVVTALLVGAGCGLVNGIVIAYGKLVAFIATLAMLAAARGLAEIIANRRTQIVQDRDFLAFFSGDVLGVPTLVVIFALVAIAGWVLLNRTTFGRRTFAVGGNAEAARLAGIRVQRHTMWLYVLSGVTCGIAAVMLMARTTTGSSTHGTLYELDAIAAVVIGGTLLIGGRGTIVGTVLGVLIFTTLGNVFTLNNLSSSAQAVARGVIIVVAVLLQMRLATGSFSLGRLGRGSGTGSPPAPAGAAGTVSGGATPGGPGGLAPGATTDRP, encoded by the coding sequence TGGCGACGGGGACGGACGCTCCCCGGCAGCCCTCCGGCACGGCGGGGCGCCGCAGCGGGGCAGGGTTCCTCGCCGGTCCCGTGGGCCGCAACCTCGGCCTGGTCGTCGCCCTGGCGGTGCTCTGCATCGTCGGCACCGCCACCGCCCCCGACCGGTTCCTCGCCGTCGACAACGTGCTCACCATCCTGCGGCTGGCCGCCGTGATCGGCGTGGTGAGCATCGGGATGACGTTCGTGATCATCGGCGGCGGCATCGACCTCTCGGTGGGCGCGATCGTGGCGCTGTCCTCGGTGTGGGCGACGACGCTGGCCACCCAGGCGATGGCGGCGGACTTCCACTGGATCGTCATGGTGGTCACCGCGCTCCTGGTGGGCGCCGGGTGCGGGCTGGTCAACGGGATCGTCATCGCCTACGGCAAGCTCGTCGCCTTCATCGCCACCCTGGCCATGCTGGCGGCCGCCCGCGGCCTGGCGGAGATCATCGCCAACCGGCGCACCCAGATCGTGCAGGACCGCGACTTCCTGGCCTTCTTCTCCGGCGACGTCCTCGGCGTCCCCACGCTCGTGGTGATCTTCGCGCTGGTCGCGATCGCCGGGTGGGTGCTGCTCAACCGCACGACGTTCGGCCGGCGCACCTTCGCCGTCGGCGGCAACGCCGAGGCCGCGCGGTTGGCCGGCATCCGGGTGCAGCGGCACACCATGTGGCTCTACGTGCTCTCCGGCGTCACCTGCGGCATCGCCGCGGTCATGCTCATGGCCCGGACGACGACCGGCAGCTCCACCCACGGCACGCTCTACGAGCTCGACGCGATCGCCGCGGTGGTCATCGGCGGCACGCTGCTCATCGGCGGCCGCGGCACCATCGTCGGCACCGTCCTGGGCGTGCTGATCTTCACCACGCTCGGCAACGTCTTCACGCTGAACAACCTGTCCAGCTCCGCCCAGGCGGTCGCCCGCGGCGTGATCATCGTCGTCGCCGTCCTGCTGCAGATGCGGCTGGCGACCGGCTCCTTCAGCCTCGGCCGGCTCGGCCGCGGCTCCGGCACCGGCAGCCCGCCCGCCCCGGCCGGCGCGGCCGGCACGGTCTCCGGCGGCGCGACCCCCGGCGGCCCCGGCGGCCTCGCGCCCGGCGCGACGACCGACCGCCCCTGA